catcacacaaacacaccttcactacaacagcagcagttcagtcagTTATTATCATCCCTCTCTGGTGACACCTGCTGGTTACCGTGATAACAACAGGTGTGTTTTAACACCACaggtctgttgttgtttgtgtgcgtttgttgAGGTGAGGTTCATCACATTAAATCTACAAGCACCACTGAACACGTTCCTAATACGGACACATCATCAGCCATGATTCACAACCGTCGGTCTTCAGTGATGGATTCTAATTACTGATGAGGTCGTTCATCACGTTAAcgctgcaggtggagctcatGGTCATCACTTTATATTCTGGGGAGTTCAGTCCGTAAAAGTCCTCATAACTAGATTTtatattaataatctgaatcttCAGTaaagtaaaaactacaatatgGAGAACAAGAATAAAGTAACAGACAGTATAAATACTCAGGTATAGTtacagttactttccaccactggttgcATGAAGCTGCCTCCTAAACTGAGAGCACTACTTGTTTCCAGATGAATATACTTATATGAGTTTTTAACTCTGATGGAAATCCCATATTTAATGACCAGcagaatgctaatgttagctcgTGTTAGCATGCTTAAATATTAGAGACTTAACTTCACCTATCTGTAACTTCCTGGAAATAGATAACATGACATTAattcatgtgaaaatgtaaagtCTCTGTAACAGTATCACACGTACTGAAACGTATCACAGAACTGGATGTGTTCAGGTGTAACAGGTGCGACTCTGTCCTACCCATTGCTCGAGACACCGGCAGGTTACCGATGTACTGGACATGGAACTTCTGAACCTGCTGACGAACCGCCTCCAGAAACTCGACTGAAACACAATAAACGAGGAGGAATCAGCAGAGAGCCGACCAGAGAGCGGCAGGTGACATCAGGGAACAGAACAGGTGCGTCACCTTGTCTGGGCAGGTCCTCAGGTGAGATGCTCTCCATGGTCAAAGAGCGAGACGGCCTCATCAGCGTCTTCTCTGAcatcatctgcacacacacgaacatgTTCTTCCAACAGTGTTTCAGGTTCAGTCCTCATAAACAAACTCAAACATGGTCAACACGTGTCAGtgctttctctcttcctgtctgtggctctcagctctcagctcattggttcctgctgaagaCGTAAATCTTTGACAGatattcactttcatttttaactCAGTGCAGTTCAGCAGCTGAGAAGCTTGGTCTGTCGCTCTCatgctgccacctactggcctCTCTGGGCACAGTGACGTCACTCTGACAGAGTGATGACATCACCCTGACAgagtgatgacatcactatcATGAAGCTTTGATTGGAAGGTGTGCCTGTTTAGTGGGCAGGAAGGTGTAATGCAGAGACGCTACCGAggagcatcatgggaaatgtacTCACCATGACCCATACTGACTGATTTCAGTTGGTTTGACCAAACATGTTAAGTTTActgttaattagcaaatgctagcaagctagcacacaaagctaagatggtgaacattagAGAACACCTGAGGACGATGCAGTGGACGCAGTGATTCACCGACCTTGGAGCACATCTCGTGCAGCGCCGTGGCAATGGCTTTAGCCGGAGCGTCGCAGCGAAACACGTGACACTTCAGCACGCAGCTGTCCTTATCGCCGGCCACGAAGGCAAAgtccctgaacgcagcacacacacacaagcacaggtgCGCTGGTCAGGTTGTTGTGTTCGAGCAGCTGATGCACCGATGGTCACGTGATCAGCAGGTGGAATCAATAAATGACCCTAACATACACAGGAGGTGTGAGGatgagtgtgagtgtctgtgagTCTTGATGTGAGAAGGTAAAGGTAGAGTGGTTTACCTGTCCCTGCCcaggtggaggggggggggggggggggggtgttaaagaaacagagagagacacagtgtTAGTGCAAACAGACAGCAAAACTGAAAGGTGTGTTTGAGTTTAACCTCTTAGCATGCTGAAACATCAAACTGTGAGTGAGTGCTGTCAGacgttagcctagcttagcacaaagactggaagcagggggaactGTTAGCATAGCTCTTTCCAAAAGAAGAATCCACTTTGCTCGCCATCAGATTTGCTtgtttagctgttagctccttGTGTCAGTGTCTCATTTCAtcttgatgaatgaatgaatgaacgagCAGGTGAGGtgaactgtgacatcacagagaaatacagtgacatcacagacgGGCCTGTTGCTCAGGTGGGGTGTGAAGGTGCAACACTGCAGTCAGACTGTGATAAACTGGTTAAATCCTGAACGCACTGAGGACGCTTTTACCATAAAGTCTCTTTGAATCAACGGCTGTTCAcaatatttaataatattaattaatcaataatcaacTTATTGCATTTTTTATCAATCATTTCTCCTCAAGTCCAGCGAGCAGTTTTGTTGAAATAAATTTTCAATATTGTGTTTGATGATTAATGACAGCTTAATAAATCCTGCTATGagactgctgctctctgattggctcaccTGCCGTTGTTACAGCCCACCCCCCAGACACGGATGTTGATGATTGGTTGACAGTGCAGTGGGGTGTGGTCTAAAGGGTCCAGCAGGGTCAGAGTGTCTTTCTTCAGAACCAGCATCATCTCCCgaccctgcagacagacacacaagcagatACAGGGGACAACAAAAACCGAATCAGGTTTAAACCAGATCCTGATGCTCAAAACAAGTTTCAATCCGGATCCTGAGCGAGAATCGTTTAaagcattttcactttttagaaacttaataaaaatgcagcagttgAACTCAGTCAGAGTCAGTTTGTTGTGaattcacagacagacagacagacagacaggtactaTAGGTGTCTCACCTCCCCCCAGGCCCCTggcctgtctctctgttcagGGCTGCTGCAGTGAGACAGCTGCTGGATAACATTACTGACAGCAAGACTGCTGCGACCAGGAGAcaagtcctcctcctccacctccagccaGCCCAGAGAACGCACcacaaaacactgagagacagaagacagacagacagagagagagagagagacagagagagagacagagagacagagacagacagacagacagacagagagagagagagagagagacagagacagacagacagacagacagacagacagagagagagagacagagagagacagagagagagagacagagagagagacagagacagacagacagagagagagagagacagagagagagagacagagagagagagacagaagacagacagacagagagagagacagagagagagagacagaagacagacagacagacagacagagagagagacagagagagagagacagagagagagacagagacagacagacagagagagagagagacagagagagagacagaagacagacagacagacagacagagagagagacagagagagagacagaagacagacagacacagagagagagagacagagagagagagacagaagacagacagacagacagacagagagagagacagagagagagacagaagacagacagacagagagagagagagacagagagagagagacagaagacagacagacagacagagagagagacagagagagagacagacagacagacagacagacagacagagagagagagagagagagacagagacagacagacagagagagagagagagagacagagagagagagacagagacagacagacagacagagagacagacagagagagagacagagagagagacagagacagacagacagacagacagacagagagagagagagagacagacagacagacagacagacagagagacagagagagagacagacagagagacagacagagacagagacagacagacagacagacagacagacagagagagagagacagacagagacagagacagagacagacagacagacagcgagacagacagacagacagacagacagagagacagagacagacagacagagagacagagaggtgatgAGATTAAGTGGTCAGTGAGTTGTTGGGTGACAAACAGAGAAAcgaggacacagacagacagacagacagacagacagacagacagacagacgggcagagagagagacagattaaatCAGATTAACACTGTTTAAAACTGTGGTAGAACGAGGTAGACACAaacaaggagagagggagagattagAGCAGATCTGAACACCAGAACAGAGTGAGCTAACCTCTGctttcacatcatcatcatcatcatcatcatcatcatcattattattattattattattattatcattactcTCATTATTCTTACCTTGGAGTTCGGGTCGTGGTTGGAGAGATAATCTTCGTGCCATGAAGacctgagagaaaaagaaaattcataAAACGTgtacagacagtgtgtgtgtgtgtgtgtgtgtgtgtgtgtgtgtgtgtgtgttacctggcCTCAGGTGGTCCATCTGTCTCACTGTTGGAGCTCTGCTgtccagcctcctcctgctcagatacaccacagaagaagacatgaatCACTGACTGGTTTTATTTAGACtaactggttttattttggacTGGTTTTATTAAATAGGGTTTGACCTGTGTGTCGGACAGCTGTGGCGTGCTGCTGAGGCGGGGGTGTTGCCACTGGGTGGCGCCGGTGGGAACGTGCCAGTAGTAGGTTCCTGTTGAGTCTTTGATGGTTCTCCAGCCAGAGGGAAGGTCCGGATCCAGCAGCAGGTTCTGGTCTGTCCAGATGTTGTCTGCACAGACACATCATGAAGCTTTAACTCAGAGCCCCTGCTGGCGCCACCTACAGGCTGCAGGGTTCATTACAGAAATGTCACCTGCTTTGTTTGGTCGTTGCACACGTGAACTGCTTTCAGCGCTGCTCTCGACCTGACGCTTCAACTGCCCACAACTCCACTGCCTTCAGTGTTTCacttctttcagtgtttcacttctttcagtgtttcacttctttcagtgtttcactgccTTCAGTGTTCCAGCTTCAGCTGAAACCTCAAACTGCTTCAgtgcttcagcttcagctgacaGTCAGGTGACAGTCTGAAGCGGTGAGAAACAAGCTGATTGGTCAAGAGATGTCTGTGAAGTGAGACTCACTTCTGAACATGTCACCTCCCCCCTTTTGATTGGTGGAGCTGAAAAATAGCCCCCACCCTACTCAAACTGTAGTGCACCTTACAaccttccccctctctgttcCAGACTGGACGGTGTCTTAAGCCATGTGCAGAGGAAGGACTCGATGTCTTCACAGTCCTCCTGCTGAGACACGTCCGTCTTTCATCTTTGTTGTGAGATTTTAACGTCAGTGTTTCCTCGTATGTACGAGAAAGTGATCAGAGGTCGAACTGCCGGACAGGAAGAGAAACTGAAGAGAATCTGAATAATTAATAAACCTTCAGACACAAAATGCTGAATTGGCGGATTAGGAGACACTGATATGACTGGAAGACGAGTGGGGGAGGGGGCACCAGTCAATACAAGTGGATaaactgcagcaaacaaacCAGTTTGATGTGGTTTCCCACATTTAGCTAAATGGAAGGAAACGTCGGCAGGAACAGAAGACGTGTGATCAGAGGACACCGTGTGAGCCAATCAGTGAAACAAGCTAAAGAAACAGTGTTTGACCAGGTGACACCTCCCTCCTCGGATTTCATCTCGTCATCATCACCCCACCCTCAGATACGTATCTCTGTACATCCACCGTCCGCCCCCCCGCCGCTGTGATGCACTAACACGCAGCACTTTGTCAACATAATCCTGCCCGAGGgtcagggtcagaggtcactgtcagtcaaacaccaTCGAGGGTCTATTCAGGTTTCCTATTGGACGACGGCTCTCCGGTGACTCATCATTCGACtccagaaacaggaagtggataaACTCTGTGTGTGACCTCATTCATACAGACTTTGTCCTTCTGTTGTCCCAGAATCCCTCATGACACAGCCCGCcatgctagtgtgtgtgtgtgtgtgtgtgtgtgcgtgtgtgtgtgtgtgtgtgtgtgtgtgttctcatacttctatctttgtgaggtCCTGTTGGACCTTTGTCCAGAGCTGGGTCATGTGACTGATGGAGGGCATCCAGTGACCTATCAGAGGATCGGGAAGCTGTAACTGACCTCACTAAGCCCCGCCTTTAGTGATTGTTGCTACGCTGTCAGTTTTTGTCGTATCACACAGCACAAACGGTTCACAGCGACACCAGAAAAAGTCAAAGTGACTCATGAAACAATGACAAACTGTAGTCAGACAGCGGAGAACAAAAGCTCTCGCCATggactgctgatgttttttagTGAAACGAAAAGTTTAGCTAGCAGATTTTAACAGCTGTAGCTAACTAAGGTaagaaaagctgcttttcatgcTAAAACTCTCCAAGTTCAGCTgatttttaatgactttaaacTGCCAGTCCTGTGAAACGCTCACACATGTGTACCAGTACACAGACCACTGCTGTACCAGTACACAGACCACTGCCGCACCAGTACATAAACCACTGCCGTACCAGTACAGAAACCACTGCCGCACCAGTACATAAACCACTGCCGTACCAGTACATAAACCACTGCTGCACCAGTACACAGACCACTGCCGTACCAGTACACAGACCACTGCCGCACCAGTACAGAAACCACTGCCGCACCAGTACACAGACCACTGCCGCACCAGTACATAAACCACTGCCGTACCAGTACACAGACCACTGCCGTACCAGTACAGAAACCACTGCCGCACCAGTACACAGACCACTGCCGCACCAGTACATAAACCACTGCCGTACCAGTACACAGACCACTGCCGTACCAGTACAGAAACCACTGCCGCACCAGTACACAGACCACTGCCGCACCAGTACATAAACCACTGCTGTACCAGTACACAGACCACTGCCGTACCAGTACAGAAACCAGCCCCTTAGCCGGCTCATCTTTATGTAGCAAAATGTTTGAAGATAATTGAGCCTGAGAGACAACACGGTTTTAAAACCTGCTTTAAGAATAGTTCTTttcactgattggctgcaggaAGTTATTACCTCATTTTCTGTGACAATATTTAGGTTTAGTCTGGACTTTACACCAGAGTATCAGCTTTAGCATCAGACTAGCTAGTTTCAACCTAGCCTTTCATGCTGCGCTTTTAGCCTAGCTTAAAAAGAACTCACGTATAGCAGGTGCAGCACAGGTGTCAGGTGACAGGTAACGGCACAGACCAGGTCACAAGGGGGTCGTAGCAGGTAAATATTCTGCTCCAATCATATTGttccattttcatgtttgtgtctgcagacaaagagtgactgcaggtctgcaggAAGGTCCTCATAAACCTGTGAGATTACaaggacctgtgtgtgtgtgtgtgtgtgtgtgtgtgtgagtgtgtgtgtgtgtgagtgtgtgtgtgtgtgtttgtgtgtgtgtgagtgtgtgtgtgtatgtttgtgtgtgtgtgtgtgtgtgtgtgaatgtgtgtgtgtgtgtgtgtgtgtgaatgtgtgtgtgtgtgtgtgtgtgagttgtgtgtttCTCACCGTCGTAGTTGACTATGAGGATTGCCAACATGTAATCCTTGCCCATCATGGCTCCGCCCTCCAACGTGTGTGGTCCAATCAGCTGATTGccttctaacacacacacacacacagacacacacacacacacacacaggcccagaTGACAGATGTTAAAGCCtcctcctgcctgtctctctctctctctctctctgtccgtccagtctgtctgtctcggTGTCTCTTGTCCCTCCGTCCGTCCCTCTCTCAGACGACACCATcggtcttcttcttcctctttattttatttccgTCCCGgcgttttctctctctctctctctcctctcattcgTCCCTCCACTCTCTCgctcgtcctctctctctcctctctgcctgatGAAGGatgctgttttcctcctcctcctcaccctcccatctctctctcctctctctcctcccccatgCTGATGTCAtcactcccctccctctctgactctctgcctCACTCGACcttcactgtaaaaaatgatATTAAAGTACATTTCCAGAACAACTAAACATTATAGATGTATGAATGTTCCCTTAGCCCCTTTGGGACTGTTTATTAGTCCTCGCTTGTCTGCAGTGGTCGACTAAACCTGAACTAGGGTTTAATAAAAACCAGTGATAAATATTTGAATCTAATTTTATAATTGACtctctgcactttttttttctttcttttcttcttcaataataaacaaagcatttcatcaTCGTGTTTCACCTGATGCTCTCCAGAGGTCAGATTACCACTGCATGACGTCATACTAGGTGTGACAATGTGGCCACGTGTCCCGGAAATGTTTTGCCAGTGATGCCCAAGGACATTACAGGAAGTCTGACCAGTAGTcctgcaaaataaaagcctaAACTTTATTGTTCCTATATTTTAACTTCTgtactgttttctctctttgtgtcttagATTCTCATTTTTACTtgcatgattttcttttaatacaTGTTGTTTAAACAATGTTGGAGGCAGCCTGAACAGGAATTTCATTGCCAATGACTGCTTCACTGTAATTATCCTGCATATGACAAATGAAGGACTTGAACTGCTGCTCGTCCTACAAGACAATGATTC
Above is a genomic segment from Chelmon rostratus isolate fCheRos1 chromosome 14, fCheRos1.pri, whole genome shotgun sequence containing:
- the apbb3 gene encoding amyloid-beta A4 precursor protein-binding family B member 3 is translated as MMGKDYMLAILIVNYDDNIWTDQNLLLDPDLPSGWRTIKDSTGTYYWHVPTGATQWQHPRLSSTPQLSDTQQEEAGQQSSNSETDGPPEARSSWHEDYLSNHDPNSKCFVVRSLGWLEVEEEDLSPGRSSLAVSNVIQQLSHCSSPEQRDRPGAWGEGREMMLVLKKDTLTLLDPLDHTPLHCQPIINIRVWGVGCNNGRDRDFAFVAGDKDSCVLKCHVFRCDAPAKAIATALHEMCSKMMSEKTLMRPSRSLTMESISPEDLPRQVEFLEAVRQQVQKFHVQYIGNLPVSRAMGMEVLNRAIESIMNSTDSDEWEPTVIHVTDNVLSLWKGQEGEEPFWECQVRFLTFLGVGHDSHTFAVIVDGGTQRFECHVFWCEPDAGNLSEAVQAACMVQYQKCLVAQTPPPRTKSWRVTPSKVKRANSMDGAAFPPLTSHHHGGSSGAMMMPRISKGNGSSSNVRKGMMAFFETFRNKQAATS